The window GCATCACGGCTGACGACGAATTGCACATCGACCGCGCGGGTCGGCTGCTGCGCCGCGTGAACCGTCACGCCTGCATCAGCCAGCGCCTGGAGGCCGCGCAGCAACATATGCTGCCCGCCCAGATCACGCCCGATGACCGAGGCAATCGCCTGCGACCGGGCCGAGACCTCGGCTGACGGATAGATCGCAGCCAGTTCGGTTTCGATCCGCTGAACGACCTTCAGCGAGGCCGCAAGGAAGTGGGTGATCGTGTTGGCGTTCGAAGTCTTGGACACGATAAAGGCATTGTGACGCTTGAGCGCCTCAAGGATGGTCGCGTCATAGCCTTTGACGCCGACCATATCCTGTTCGAACAATTCCAGCGCCACCACCGGCAAGCCTGCCACGATCTCGGGACCCGGCGTTCCTGCCGGGGCATCGTCGATCAGCGTGCCCGGATCATCGGGCTGGAACGCATTGGTGACGCGCAGCGGGATCTGTGCCTGCCGCAAGGTCTTGGCGGCCTTGGGATGGATCGCCTCCATGCCCAGATTGGCCAGCTGATCGGCGACGTCGTAATTGGTGTGACCCAGCTTGCGCACGGCATGGGCGCCAACCAGTACCGGATCGGCGGAGGACAGGAAGAACTCCTTGTGGATCACCGCCTCGGCTGCGCCGGTCAGTGCAGCAAGGCGCGAGAAAGTAACCTCGGAATAGCCGCGGTCGAATTCCGCCATCAAGCCTTCGGTGCATTGTGCATAGCCGGTAACAATGGGTAGTTCGGTCGCCAGATCAACGCCGGTCATGGCAGATTTCAGGCGTTCGTCCAGCGTCAGTTCGCGGTCGTCGCGCCAGCCGGTCAGATCGACATAGCGCGCCGAAACGCCTGCGCGGTTCAGCAGCAGACTGGCGACAAAGGCCGAATGCGCCTCGCCCAGACCTGACAGCAACTCGCGAAACACCATCATGTGTTTGGACAGCCGGAAATGGCCATAGCTGCACAAACGCTGCAAATCGAACAGGCAGGACCGCGCACCCTCGATCCGTTCGCGGACAAACTCATCAGCCTGCCTCAGATCGGCGGAATGGGCCAGGATGTCATGATTGGCCTCGCACATGGCCTCTGCCACCCGGTCCAGAGCCTCCAGCCAGCCATGCCCTTCGGCAGCATTGGCAAAGCTGGCGTAAACGCCCGGCTCGCCGGTTTTCTTGTGCTCCAGCAGCAGGTTGGTGATGCCGCCAAAGGCCGACACGACGAAGATGCGGTGGTAGAGATCAGCACCCTTGCGGTCGCCGATCAACAGCGTATCGCGCAGCTCTTTCAGGCGGCTCATCGAGGTGCCGCCGATTTTCTCGACGGTGTGATGGGGGAAGGTGAGTTCGGTCAATCGCTTTTCCCGGCCCTGTTGTCGGGCCGGGCCTCTGTTGGGGAGTTGCTGGGTCGGCTGCGAAAAACGCCCGTCAGGCGTTCACGGCCGCCGCAGCGTAAGACCCGTCGGCCTGATGCACCTCGGTCCCGGTAACGGGCGGGTTGAAGCAGCAAGCCATGACCAGTTCTTCCTCGGCGCGCAGCGTGTGCTTGTCATGCAGGTTCAGCGCATACATCACGCCGGGGCGGATCTCATGTGTTTCGCCGGTGGCAAGATCGGTGATGTTGCCCTTGCCCGACATGCAAAAGACCGACTCGAAGTGGTTCTTGTAGTGGAACGTGTGTTCCGAACCGGCGGCCAGCGTGGTGATGTGAAATGAAAAGCCCATCTTGTCATCGGCCAGCAGCATCCGCACGCTGGTCCATTGTGCATCGCTGACGGCACGGTCGGTGGTTTTCAGTTCGTTGAAATCGCGAACAATCATGTTGGTCTACTCCGCTGCGATCTGGTTTTTGCCGGTGGCTGCGGCGACGGCTGCCTCCAGAATATCCAGACCCTTGGTGAAAATCTCATCGGGGGTGGTCAGCGGTGCCAGCACCTTGACCACTTCGTCATGCGCGCCCGAGGTTTCGATGATCAGCCCGTTGTCAAAGCAGGTGGCGCAGATCTGGCTTGCCAGTTCGCCATCGCCAACATCGACGCCCAACATCATGCCGCGGCCCTTCAGCGTGGCACCGGGGACCATCGCAGCGATGCCTTGCAGGCGCTGATGCAGATAGTCGCCCTTGCGCTGCACGTCCTTGGCAAAGCGGTCATCGGACCAGAACTTTTCCAGGGCGATACGGGCGGTGACGAAGGCGTGGTTATTGCCCCGGAAGGTGCCGTTATGCTCGGCCGGCTTCCAGATGTCATGTTCCGGCTTGATCAGCAGGGCTGCGAAGGGCAGGCCCATGCCGCTGAACGACTTGGCTTGGGTGATCATGTCGGGGTCCAGCCCGAATTCCTCGGTAGAGAAATAGGTCCCGGTCCGGCCGATGCCCGCCTGAATGTCATCAATGATGAACAGCGCGCCATGTTTGCGGGCCAGCCGCTGGATGCCTTGCAGCCATTCGGCGCTGGCCGCGTTCAGCCCGCCTTCGCCTTGCACCGGCTCGACGATAAAGGCTGCGGGCGCGTCCATGCCGCTGCTGGGGTTGTCCAGCGTCCATTCGATATATTCCAGCGTGTCATTGTCGCCCATCGCGTTTTCGAACGGCATATGGGTCACATCGGCCAGGCTGCCACCGCCCGCGCCATCGCGCTTGCCGGAATTGCCGGTCAGCGCGAGGCTGCCCATGGTCATGCCGTGGAAGGCATTGGTGAAGGCCACGATATTGCGGCGGCCAGTGACCTTGCGGGCCAGCTTGATCGCGGCTTCGACGGCATTGGTGCCGGTGGGGCCAGTCATCATGACCTTATAGTCCATGCCGCGCGGGGTCAGGATCAGACGCTCGAACGTCTCCAGAAAGGCGGCTTTGGCATCGGTGAACATGTCCAGCCCGTGGGTCACGCCGTCGCGGCTGATATGGTCGATCAGCGCAGCCTTCATATCGGCGTCGTTATGGCCGTAGTTCAGCGATGAACAGCCCGCCAGAAAGTCGATGTAATCGCGGCCTTCGGCGTCGCTCAGGATCGAGCCGCTGGCCTTGGTGAACACTGTCGGAAAGGCGCGACAATAGCTGCGCGCCTGCGATTCACGACGTTCAAAAACAGTTGTGTCGGCCGATGTGTCGGTCGCCATGGTAGTACCTCGAATTTGATTTCGGTTTGGGCGGTGGCGGGGCCGGTCAGGCCGCTTGCGCCACCGGGGCCGGAAAGCGGATGGTGACCATGTGTTCGGTGGCGTGTTCGCCGTCGAAGTGGTCGTCTTTCCTGAAATGAGGCTCGTCGGTCAGAACGGCGTTGTGCCGGTCTGCCACGCTGCGGAACAGGCCCCAGCTTGCATCATTGTCGCGGGTGATCGTGGTCTTCAGCTTCAGGACGCCGGCCATATCCTCGCGCGACAACAGTTGAACCAGCATCTTGCCGGCAAGGCCGATCCCGCGTGCATCCTGTGCGACGGCGACCTGCCAGACGAACAGGGTGTCGGGCGCGTCGGGCAGCAGATAGCCCGAAATCCAGCCGACCGGCTCGCCGTCCATTTCGGCCAGTATGCAGGTATCGGCAAAATGATCGCATTGGATCAGATTGCAATACATGCTGTTCTCATCCAGCGGCTTGCACGAACGGATCAGTTCCCAGATGTCGCTTCCATCCTGCGCTTCGGGCTTACGGAAGGTCAGGTCTTGCTGGGCGTCTGTCTCGATCATGTCTTTCATGCCGCTGTCCTCATATTGCTTCGCGACACTAAGTAACATGTCTGGGCTATTATGCAACCGCAGCATGCCGTTTTATGCGCAAATAGCGCGATTTATGTGCTTTCGGCGTGGATTTTCGCAGTGCCTGCTGGCCCATTCATTAGGCAGCCAAATGAAGTATCAGCTAGCGATTGACCAGCGGCGTGGAATGCCCAAGAATGCTTCATCTGCGACGAAGGGGGAGTTGATTGGATCGTATCGATGTCTGCCTGATCGCGCTGCGGCGCATCCTTCGCGCGACCGAGTTGCACAGCAAGGATCTGGCGCAATCCGTTGGCCTGACCCCGGTTCAACTGCGGGTCGCACAGATCATGGCCGAATCGGAATCCACAACCGGCAGCATCATCGCCAAGCGCATGCATGTGTCGCAGGCGACGGTGACCGCGCTGATCGACAAGCTGGACCGTGCAGGCGTGGTCGCGCGCAAACCCGACCCGTCCGACAAGCGCCAGACGCTGCTTGTCCTGACCGATCAGGGCCATGCGCTGCTGGACAAGGCACCCGACGCCCTGCAACAGAAATTCGCGGGCGAATTCGAGGCGCTGGAAGGCTGGGAACAGGCGATGCTGGTCGCCAGCCTCGAACGCGTCGCCGCGATGCTGGACGCGGCCGAGCTGAAATCAAGCGCGGTGTTGTATCCGGGCGAGTTCTAGGCGGTCTTTAGCGGGGTTTGGGCCTATCCTTGGCCCCACTATTCTTTCCCGCTTGCCTTGTGATTGGCCGCGCGGCGTCCGCGATATTTCACCGTCAGGTCCAGCGGCACATCGTTTTCATCATAGATACCGATCACCACACCACGACGACGGGATTTACCGCGCATTTCCAACAACTGCGCCTCGCTGCGCGTGGTGCGTTGTGACACCCGCCTGGTCCAGCGGAACAGCTTGTCATACATCCGCTCGATCACGTCGGCATGTTCGGCGCTGTCGCCCAGATCGGTCAGTTCCTGTGGGTCATTCGCCAGATCGAACAGCATCGGGCGATAGCCGCCTTCGCAATGCACCAGCTTCCATTCCTTGTCGGCCACCATGAACATCACCGCATCGCGAACCGAGCGACCCAGCTTGTCCGCGGTGGGCGTCACCGAGTAATCATATTCGCAGATCACATAGTCGCGCTGCGTATCGGTGGCCTCGCCGCGCAGGATCGGCAGCAGCGATTCGCCCTCCAGAATATGGCGGGGCGGTTCCGCGCCGGTGAAATCGACAAAGGTCGGCGCCAGGTCGATCGCCTCGACCAGCGCGTCGCAGGCGGTGCCGCGGGTCGCGTCTGCCTGGGGTGAGGGATCATAGATGATCAGCGGGACACGGGTCGAGCTGTCATGGAAAAACATCTTCTCGCCCATCCAGTGGTCGCCCAGAAAATCGCCATGATCCGAGGTCAGCACGATCATCGTTTCCTTGATCCGGCCGGTCTCTTCCAGCCAGTCCAGCAGCACGCCCAACTGATCGTCGCATTGCTTGATCAGCCCCATATAGGCGGGGATCACCGCATTGCGCGCCTTGTCGGTCGCGAAGGTCTTGCTCATCGGGCTTTCCATAAAGGCCTTCAGCACCGGATGGGCGTTGTCGTATTCGGCCTGCGTCCTGATCGCCGGGGGCACATGTTCGGGACCGAACATGTCATGATAGGGTTCAGGCACGATATAGGGCCAGTGCGGCTTGATATAGGACAGGTGGCAGCACCAGGGTTCGTCAGCGCCGGCCATGAACTCCATTGCGCGGCGGGTCAGATAGGGGGTTTCGCTGTCCGGCTCGGCGATATTGGCGGCCTCGGCGCTGTTCTTGAGAAACCAGCCCGACAGCACATTGCCGTCCGCATCGATCCCCGAATTGGCAAAGTCGTGCCAGGGGTTGTCGCTGTCATAGCCCTTGGCGCGCAGATAGTTGCTATAGGTTCGCGCGCCGCCCTCGTCATAAAGACCATCGGGGCCTTCGGGGCGCATGCCGTCATCACGTTCGAACAGGTCAAAGCCGCATTCGGCGACCCGCGCACCGATCAGGCTGTCAGGCTCCAGCCCCAGACGCGCCATACCCTCGGCATCGGCACGCATATGTGTCTTGCCCACCAGCCAGCAATCGGTGCCATTGGCACGCAGATGATCGCCCATGGTGACCTCGCCCACCTTCAGCGGGATGCCGTTCCAGCTGGCGCCGTGGCTGTGGACATAGCGCCCGGTATAGGTCGACATGCGCGACGACCCGCAGATCGGCGACTGGATATAGCAGCGGTCGAACCGCACCCCCATCGCCGCCAGCCTATCCATGTTCGGGGTCTCGAGATGCGGATGCCCATAGCAGCTGAGATAATCCCAACGCAGCTGGTCATACATGATGAAAAGAATGTTCATCGGCTTTGGCATCATCGCCCCCATATTTCTTGGATTGGTTTGACGGCCCCGAGATCAGATCCCGGGGCCGCAATTGTCATTCTGCCGGACGCAACTCATCCGGGATTTCCATGCCGATTTCCTCGTAATATCGGATAGCACCGGGATGCAGCGGCAGGTTCAGGTCCTGAAAGGCGTTGTCGAGGTCGATATTGCGCAACCACGCAGCGTTTTCCTGCATTGCCGGCAGGTTGTCCCAGAACGCCTTGGTGACCCTGTAGATCGTTTCCTCGCTATCAGCCTTGCTGGTCCCGATGCCGACGATCGAGCCCAGGGTGGTGACGGGCTCGGAATTGACCTGATTGTCGCCGTAAAGCCCGTTGGGGATCTCACCCAGAACGCCGCCGGGCCGGTTCAGGATCGCTTGCAGCGGTTCCTTGGCCATCTGCTCTTCGGTCAGCCCGAGGAACTTGATCTTGCGGCTGATCGCAAGTTGCTGGATCACCGGCGAAGGCGCGTTGGTCGAGTTGATATAGACGTCGATCCGGCCATCCTGAAAAGCCTGCGTCGCCGCATCCCAACCCAGGTTGACCTGTTCGAAATCCTCGCCGGCCTTCAGCCCGGTTGCGCCCTCGACGACGCGCTGCATGATGGTGGTCGCACCGCCGCCCGGAGGTCCAAGAAAGACCCGTTTGCCAGCCAGATCCTCGAGGCTGTCAATGCCGGAATCCGCATAGGTAACGATGTGATACAGTCCAAGCGGATAGGCGAATACCGCACGCAGATTCTTGGAAAGTTCCGGCGCTTGTGGAACCTTGGACCACATCGCGTCGCCCTTGATCATGGCGTCGTGCACGCTGGCCGACCACATGAAGAAGTCCAGCTGACCCGAGGCCGCCTGCATCGCGTGCTGCGTGGCCGCGCCCGTCGCGTTGACCTGGATCTTTACGTCGGGCAGATCGTCCTCGACGATCCGCGCAAAGGTCGACATCACCATATAGGGTGACGACCCCGGGCCCAATGTCGCCAATGTCAGGTATTCGTCTGCATTGGCAGCCGGGGCGGTTGCCACGGCCAGACTGAGTGCGGTCACCAAACCGCCAATCAGGTGTTTCATCTTCATTCCTCCTCTTTGGTTGAACTATGGTCTTGAACAGTTTTCGTCATGTCACGGCATACAGCGCCAGTTGCACGGCATCGGCCAATCG is drawn from Paracoccus tegillarcae and contains these coding sequences:
- a CDS encoding aspartate kinase gives rise to the protein MSRLKELRDTLLIGDRKGADLYHRIFVVSAFGGITNLLLEHKKTGEPGVYASFANAAEGHGWLEALDRVAEAMCEANHDILAHSADLRQADEFVRERIEGARSCLFDLQRLCSYGHFRLSKHMMVFRELLSGLGEAHSAFVASLLLNRAGVSARYVDLTGWRDDRELTLDERLKSAMTGVDLATELPIVTGYAQCTEGLMAEFDRGYSEVTFSRLAALTGAAEAVIHKEFFLSSADPVLVGAHAVRKLGHTNYDVADQLANLGMEAIHPKAAKTLRQAQIPLRVTNAFQPDDPGTLIDDAPAGTPGPEIVAGLPVVALELFEQDMVGVKGYDATILEALKRHNAFIVSKTSNANTITHFLAASLKVVQRIETELAAIYPSAEVSARSQAIASVIGRDLGGQHMLLRGLQALADAGVTVHAAQQPTRAVDVQFVVSRDALEQAIEVLHARLIEEDSSAKIAA
- a CDS encoding ectoine synthase, with the protein product MIVRDFNELKTTDRAVSDAQWTSVRMLLADDKMGFSFHITTLAAGSEHTFHYKNHFESVFCMSGKGNITDLATGETHEIRPGVMYALNLHDKHTLRAEEELVMACCFNPPVTGTEVHQADGSYAAAAVNA
- the ectB gene encoding diaminobutyrate--2-oxoglutarate transaminase translates to MATDTSADTTVFERRESQARSYCRAFPTVFTKASGSILSDAEGRDYIDFLAGCSSLNYGHNDADMKAALIDHISRDGVTHGLDMFTDAKAAFLETFERLILTPRGMDYKVMMTGPTGTNAVEAAIKLARKVTGRRNIVAFTNAFHGMTMGSLALTGNSGKRDGAGGGSLADVTHMPFENAMGDNDTLEYIEWTLDNPSSGMDAPAAFIVEPVQGEGGLNAASAEWLQGIQRLARKHGALFIIDDIQAGIGRTGTYFSTEEFGLDPDMITQAKSFSGMGLPFAALLIKPEHDIWKPAEHNGTFRGNNHAFVTARIALEKFWSDDRFAKDVQRKGDYLHQRLQGIAAMVPGATLKGRGMMLGVDVGDGELASQICATCFDNGLIIETSGAHDEVVKVLAPLTTPDEIFTKGLDILEAAVAAATGKNQIAAE
- the ectA gene encoding diaminobutyrate acetyltransferase; this encodes MKDMIETDAQQDLTFRKPEAQDGSDIWELIRSCKPLDENSMYCNLIQCDHFADTCILAEMDGEPVGWISGYLLPDAPDTLFVWQVAVAQDARGIGLAGKMLVQLLSREDMAGVLKLKTTITRDNDASWGLFRSVADRHNAVLTDEPHFRKDDHFDGEHATEHMVTIRFPAPVAQAA
- a CDS encoding MarR family winged helix-turn-helix transcriptional regulator, which gives rise to MDRIDVCLIALRRILRATELHSKDLAQSVGLTPVQLRVAQIMAESESTTGSIIAKRMHVSQATVTALIDKLDRAGVVARKPDPSDKRQTLLVLTDQGHALLDKAPDALQQKFAGEFEALEGWEQAMLVASLERVAAMLDAAELKSSAVLYPGEF
- a CDS encoding sulfatase-like hydrolase/transferase translates to MNILFIMYDQLRWDYLSCYGHPHLETPNMDRLAAMGVRFDRCYIQSPICGSSRMSTYTGRYVHSHGASWNGIPLKVGEVTMGDHLRANGTDCWLVGKTHMRADAEGMARLGLEPDSLIGARVAECGFDLFERDDGMRPEGPDGLYDEGGARTYSNYLRAKGYDSDNPWHDFANSGIDADGNVLSGWFLKNSAEAANIAEPDSETPYLTRRAMEFMAGADEPWCCHLSYIKPHWPYIVPEPYHDMFGPEHVPPAIRTQAEYDNAHPVLKAFMESPMSKTFATDKARNAVIPAYMGLIKQCDDQLGVLLDWLEETGRIKETMIVLTSDHGDFLGDHWMGEKMFFHDSSTRVPLIIYDPSPQADATRGTACDALVEAIDLAPTFVDFTGAEPPRHILEGESLLPILRGEATDTQRDYVICEYDYSVTPTADKLGRSVRDAVMFMVADKEWKLVHCEGGYRPMLFDLANDPQELTDLGDSAEHADVIERMYDKLFRWTRRVSQRTTRSEAQLLEMRGKSRRRGVVIGIYDENDVPLDLTVKYRGRRAANHKASGKE
- a CDS encoding TAXI family TRAP transporter solute-binding subunit → MKHLIGGLVTALSLAVATAPAANADEYLTLATLGPGSSPYMVMSTFARIVEDDLPDVKIQVNATGAATQHAMQAASGQLDFFMWSASVHDAMIKGDAMWSKVPQAPELSKNLRAVFAYPLGLYHIVTYADSGIDSLEDLAGKRVFLGPPGGGATTIMQRVVEGATGLKAGEDFEQVNLGWDAATQAFQDGRIDVYINSTNAPSPVIQQLAISRKIKFLGLTEEQMAKEPLQAILNRPGGVLGEIPNGLYGDNQVNSEPVTTLGSIVGIGTSKADSEETIYRVTKAFWDNLPAMQENAAWLRNIDLDNAFQDLNLPLHPGAIRYYEEIGMEIPDELRPAE